CaacttgtttttcagattttctgttggTTTTATTTCTAGTCAATGTGAATATTTTCTGATCTTTTCACCTAGCCTTATTTCATAGTACCTGCCCCAAAATCACACATTCCAGATACTTTTCAATTTGACAGTGAAGTCTTTCATTGCTCTAACACATAATGGCCATACTTACTTTGTAGTCTCCTGTAACCTGCTGGGCCTGTGACTCTAATGTTGTTTCTGACTTAATgatcctctcctccctcccagatTCAGGCTTCTTCAGGAGAAACCAAGTACACTGGTACCTTGGACTGTGCAAAGAAGCTGTACCAGGAGTTTGGGATCCGAGGCATCTACAAAGGGACTGTGCTTACCCTTATGCGAGGTAACCTTTGAGGCCTCCACTTGAGGTCACCTGGAGAGGTCACCTGAGGTGGGTCTGCCGCAGAGGGTCTTGCCTGAATTGCCGGATTAACCTCGGCACCATGCATGTCACATCTCTGAGAATACTGGCAGTAAGTGTctcatcctggccagcatggacATAGATTAGGATGAGGGGACCTTCCATCTTTCCCAAGCATTTGCAGGGGTAGAAGTCATGGCATCACAGTTGGAAGGGAGTGGCAATTAGATAGAAATCATTGCCGTGGGGAGGAGTGGGAAGAAAGAGTGACTTGGGGACAGTGGTCATCTCCCTGATTTTGAGAAGTATGTCCTGTTTTAGTGGCAGTAGGAAAGgcagagacagtctcactcttgtcctgAGCTGGCAGCTTAGAGGAAGGCCAGATACACCAACTGTGCTTATAACTGTGGGCATGTCAGTTGCCCACATGGACCATCACCACTCAGAGagaaccttatttattttttaacatttttattttattttattttattttattttattttttgtttttgtttttgtttttttttttttttttgagactgagtctggctgtgtcgcccaggctggagtgcagtggccggatctcagctcactgcaagctccgcctcccgggtttacgccattctcctgcctcagcctcccaagtagctgggactacaggcgcccgccacttcgcccggctagttttttgtattttttagtagaggcggggtttcaccgtgttagccaggatggtctcgatctcctgacctcgtgatccacccgtctcggcctcccaaagtgctgggattacaggcttgagccaccgcgcccggctttattttattttttgacatggagtttcactcttgttgcccaggctggagtgcagtggcacaatcttggcttactgcaacctttacctcccagattcaagcagttctcctccctcagcctcccaagtagctgggattacaagcacatgccaccatgcctggctaattttttgtatttttagtagagatggggtttcaccatgttggccaggttggtctcaaactcctggactcaggtgatctacccgcctcggcctcccaaggtgctgggattactggtgtgagccactggacctggccttattattattttttgagacagagtcttgctctgtcaaccaggctggagtacagtggcacaatctcagctcactgcagcctccacctcccgggttcaagcgactctcctgcctcagtctcctgagtagctggggttacaggtgcatgccaccatgcctggctaatgtttgtacttttagtagagatagggtttcactacatcggccaggctggtctcgaactcctgacctcagatgatccacctgccttggcctcccaaagtgctaggattataagcgtgagccaccaagcccagctgaggGAACTTTAATGAAATTATATCATGTGTGTTTGTACTCACTTACACCAGTGCTTGGCCCAGAGCAGCATCTCATAGCTGCAAAGTGATTATTGCAAATAGGATGTGGCTGCTGAGGACCCTCTCAGGAATCCCTGAAGGGTCTAGTGCCAAGCTTGGCATTTCTGCATTCAAGAAATCTgtgggggccgggtgtggtggctcatacttgtaatctcagcactttgggaggctgagatgagaggatcactagagcccaggagttcgagaccagcctgggtgaaatagtgataccttgtctctattaaaaaaataatagctgggcgtggtggctcatgcttgtaatcccagcactttgggagatacgcagatcatgaggtcaggagttcaagaccagcctgaccaatatggtgaaaccctgtctctactaaaaatataaaaattagccaggcgtggtggcacatgctgtaatccagctactcaggaggcagaggcaggagaattgcttgaacttgggaggtggaggttgcagtgagccgagattgcgccattgcactccagcctgggcaacagagcgagactctgtctccaaaaaaaNNNNNNNNNNNNNNNNNNNNNNNNNNNNNNNNNNNNNNNNNNNNNNNNNNNNNNNNNNNNNNNNNNNNNNNNNNNNNNNNNNNNNNNNNNNNNNNNNNNNNNNNNNNNNNNNNNNNNNNNNNNNNNNNNNNNNNNNNNNNNNNNNNNNNNNNNNNNNNNNNNNNNNNNNNNNNNNNNNNNNNNNNNNNNNNNNNNNNNNNNNNNNNNNNNNNNNNNNNNNNNNNNNNNNNNNNNNNNNNNNNNNNNNNNNNNNNNNNNNNNNNNNtattttttagtagagacggggtttcaccgtgttagccaggatggtctcgatctcctgacctcgtgatccgcccgtctcggcctcccaaagtgctaggattacaggcttgagccaccgcgcccggcctcaagggattctcttgcctcagcttcctgagtagctgggattacaggtgcccgccaccacgcctggctagtttttgtatttttagtagagatgggggtttcaccatgttggtcagcctggtctcgaactcctgacctcgtgatccgcccgcctcggccccccaaagtgctgggattaaaggcgtgagccactgtgcccggcccatttttatatttttagtagagacaaagctttcgccatattggccagactggtctcgaattcctggcctcaggtgatgtgcccgcctcagcctcccaaaatgctgggattacaggcatgagctaccatgcctggcattttttttctttttaatgcttttttagtCTACATAAATTACTACTGTAGGCTAATGTTTAGAAAGCAAATAAATTGAACCAAATCacccaattaaaaaacaattttactaATAATTCAGACCAGGTGtggacctcctggcctcaagcaatccccctccctcaaccccctaaattgctgagattacaggtgtgagccaccatgcctggagaaGAGTTTATGTACTTTAATTCACCTCTTTCTTGCCACTAACAGATGTCCCAGCTAGTGGAATGTATTTCATGACATATGAATGGCTGAAAAACATCTTCACTCCAGAGGGAAAGAGGTGAGGAAAACAGAACCTGGAAGCTACTTTCCCCGGTCATGGGTGTGTTGCTCTCTCCTGTGTGTGAATCTGAAAGTAGTAGTTGTTGTTCCTGGCTCCATATCAGCTTTCCTCTTGTGGCTGCTGAGGTCCAGCTAGCTCTTACTCTGTGCCTCAGCCAGTGGAGCAAATATTTGAAACAGGTGCATGAAACCTCCTTCAAGGAGTGCCAGCAGCACTGGCCTTATACCTCCTCCTTCCATCCAGTTTCTGCTTCTCTGTAACTGCCCTGTCTGCCACAGGCAGGATAGTCTGAATGCCACTCTCACAGCCTTTGTCTAACTGGGGCTGTTGTTGGTGTTATACAGGGTCAGTGAACTCAGTGTCCCTCGGATCTTGGTGGCTGGGGGCATTGCGGGGATCTTCAACTGGGCTGTGGCAATCCCCCCAGATGTGCTCAAGTCTCGATTCCAGACTGGTGAGTGGAAGGTAGTGGGGTGGACAGGGGCAGAGTGGGTCCCCAGCACTGGCTAATCCTGGGGTGCAAAGCTCATAGGGCCCTAGGGATACTCACTCTCCATGGCAGCACTCAGGATCTGCCTGACTAACATTCTCCCTCACAGTTATTTGCATTCTAGGAACCCTAGACTCATTTTCATGACAGCCTAAACACAAGGTAAGTGTGATAAGAAGTCAAGTCTACTCTTCCTCCCCCACATGAACAGAAGGGCTGTTTcattcttcttccctcttttctacTCCCTTGGCACAAGTAATCCAGGCATTTGTGTATTTGTCCCAAGGTGAACTGTTTTCTATGGACTGGTCCCAGATGACCTGCAAGGTGTCCTTTCCCTGTGCTAGTCCTGACCCTTCAGGAAGACTTAACTACTAGTTTCTCCTTCCTGAAGCCTTAAAAATTGGGTTCTGCCCCACAGCACCTCCTGGGAAATACCCTAATGGTTTCAGAGATGTGCTGAGGGAGCTGATCCGGGATGAAGGAGTCACATCCTTATACAAAGGGTTCAATGCAGTGATGATCCGAGCCTTCCCAGCCAATGCGGTGAGTAGCTGGCAGGGCTGTGCTTTCCCTTTGGGGCTCAGAGCAGGGTGCATGTGGTCTGATTTTGCGTGTTCCTGGGATAGGACTGGGGTCTCAGTTTTACCAAAGCCCTATCTTCAGCCAGAGCATTCCTTATTTGCTCCCTTCCCTGAAGCTATCAGGAGGACTTGCCTTTGGGGATCTCTGAGGTGAGGGGCTTTGATTTCCTGACCTGGCCATTAGAAGTGGGCAGttgtgaggccaggcatggtggctagtgcctataatcccagcactttgggaggctgaggcaggtggatcatctgatgtcaggagtttgagaccagcctggccaacacagggaaaccccatctctactaaaaatacaaaaattaactgggcgtgtagcaggtgcctgtaatcccagttactcaggaggctgaggaagcagaattgcttgaacacaggaggcagagattgcagtgagccgagatcgtaccattgcattccaacctgggtgacgagcaaaactctgtctcaaaaaaaaaaaaaaaagaagtgggcaGTTGTGGGATAtaaattttcttctcctcttAGGAATGAGAGAGCAGAGTTTGCATCCTTGATGTG
This window of the Theropithecus gelada isolate Dixy chromosome 2, Tgel_1.0, whole genome shotgun sequence genome carries:
- the SLC25A20 gene encoding mitochondrial carnitine/acylcarnitine carrier protein isoform X1, whose translation is MADQPKPISPLKNLLAGGFGGVCLVFVGHPLDTVKVRLQTQPPSLPGQPPMYSGTFDCFRKTLFREGIRGLYRGMAAPIIGVTPMFAVCFFGFGLGKKLQQKHPEDVLSYPQLFAAGMLSGVFTTGIMTPGERIKCLLQIQASSGETKYTGTLDCAKKLYQEFGIRGIYKGTVLTLMRDVPASGMYFMTYEWLKNIFTPEGKRVSELSVPRILVAGGIAGIFNWAVAIPPDVLKSRFQTAPPGKYPNGFRDVLRELIRDEGVTSLYKGFNAVMIRAFPANAVSSWQGCAFPLGLRAGCMWSDFACSWDRTGVSVLPKPYLQPEHSLFAPFPEAIRRTCLWGSLR